From the Acidilutibacter cellobiosedens genome, one window contains:
- the trxA gene encoding thioredoxin TrxA — protein sequence MLSLDKTNFEEEVLKSKGYALVDFWSQGCEPCKALKPHVEEMEKTYGDKIKFCELDITKARRVAIGQKVLGLPVIAIYKDGEKIDEKIKDDATVKSVEEMIKKYI from the coding sequence ATGTTAAGTCTTGACAAAACTAATTTTGAAGAAGAAGTATTAAAGTCAAAGGGTTATGCATTGGTAGATTTTTGGTCTCAAGGTTGTGAACCATGTAAGGCATTAAAACCTCATGTTGAAGAAATGGAAAAAACATATGGTGATAAGATTAAATTTTGTGAATTGGATATAACGAAAGCAAGAAGAGTCGCTATAGGGCAAAAGGTTTTGGGATTACCTGTAATAGCTATATATAAAGACGGAGAAAAAATTGATGAAAAGATAAAAGATGATGCTACCGTAAAATCTGTAGAAGAGATGATCAAAAAATATATTTAA
- a CDS encoding GrdX family protein, translating to MKKFFILTNNPMVRDRYYKEFEVQYFSVDLLGILKYARDKIHLGYKLGTHPLSGSVKPNETPYKSIIMCYGDALDLDSLSIIENSIMTAEKFLKGKRPCKWNESVLKDFQIIDLSLMNSAIKDNLF from the coding sequence ATGAAAAAATTTTTTATATTGACAAACAACCCAATGGTGAGAGATAGATATTATAAAGAGTTTGAAGTACAATATTTCAGTGTTGATTTATTGGGTATATTAAAATATGCAAGGGATAAGATTCATTTAGGATATAAACTTGGGACTCATCCTCTGTCAGGAAGCGTAAAGCCAAATGAAACTCCATATAAATCTATTATTATGTGCTATGGAGATGCACTTGACTTGGATTCCCTCTCAATTATTGAAAACAGTATTATGACTGCTGAAAAGTTTTTGAAGGGAAAAAGGCCTTGTAAATGGAATGAAAGTGTCCTTAAGGATTTTCAGATAATAGATTTATCCCTTATGAACTCTGCAATAAAGGATAATTTATTTTAA
- a CDS encoding glycine/sarcosine/betaine reductase component B subunit: MKLDLGYIFIKDVQFGKETKVENGVLYVNKEELISLIKEDEHIEDVKVELARPGESIRITPVKDVIEPRVKVEGAGGIFPGVISKVETVGSGRTNVLKGCAIVTTGKIVGFQEGIIDMTGVGAEYTPFSKLNNIVLAFQPKEGLKQHEYEHALRIAGLKAATYVGKSASQLVPDKVESFETLPLLEGIKAYPDLPKVVYVLMLQSQGLLHDTYVYGVDAKRMVPTIVYPTELMDGAIISGNCVSACDKNTTYHHLNNPVIEDLFKKHGKELNFVGVIITNENVYLADKERSSNWTAKLAEYLGADGAIVSQEGFGNPDTDLIMNCKKIENKGIKTVIITDEYAGRDGASQSLADADVSANAVVTGGNANELITLPPMEKVIGDIRQVEAIAGGFVGNLNKDGSVVVELQAITGATNEMGFNKMSVKGY; the protein is encoded by the coding sequence ATGAAGCTTGATCTGGGTTATATATTTATTAAAGATGTTCAGTTTGGCAAGGAAACTAAAGTGGAAAATGGAGTATTATATGTTAATAAGGAAGAACTGATATCTTTAATAAAAGAAGACGAGCATATAGAAGATGTAAAAGTTGAACTTGCAAGACCGGGAGAAAGCATAAGAATTACACCGGTAAAAGATGTCATTGAACCGAGAGTTAAAGTAGAAGGTGCAGGAGGAATTTTTCCGGGAGTAATTTCAAAGGTGGAAACCGTCGGAAGTGGCAGAACAAATGTGTTAAAAGGCTGCGCTATAGTTACAACAGGAAAGATAGTAGGATTTCAGGAAGGCATTATTGACATGACCGGCGTAGGAGCAGAATATACTCCTTTTTCAAAGCTTAATAATATAGTATTGGCATTTCAACCTAAAGAAGGGCTGAAACAACATGAATATGAACATGCCCTGAGAATTGCAGGTTTGAAAGCCGCAACTTATGTAGGGAAATCAGCTTCCCAATTAGTTCCCGATAAGGTAGAAAGTTTTGAGACATTACCTCTATTGGAGGGCATAAAAGCATATCCTGATTTACCTAAAGTAGTTTATGTTTTAATGCTTCAAAGTCAAGGATTGCTTCATGATACTTATGTTTATGGTGTAGATGCAAAGCGTATGGTTCCTACGATAGTGTATCCTACAGAATTGATGGATGGGGCTATAATCAGCGGGAATTGTGTTTCTGCCTGCGATAAAAATACTACCTACCATCATTTAAACAATCCTGTAATTGAGGATTTGTTTAAAAAACATGGAAAGGAACTTAACTTTGTAGGAGTAATAATAACCAATGAAAATGTTTATTTGGCAGATAAAGAGAGATCTTCTAATTGGACAGCAAAATTAGCTGAGTATTTGGGAGCAGACGGAGCAATTGTTTCCCAAGAAGGATTTGGAAATCCCGATACTGATCTTATTATGAATTGCAAGAAGATAGAAAATAAGGGAATTAAAACAGTAATAATTACCGATGAATATGCCGGAAGAGACGGAGCAAGCCAGTCATTGGCAGATGCAGACGTATCGGCCAATGCTGTAGTAACGGGAGGCAATGCAAATGAACTTATTACACTACCTCCAATGGAAAAAGTCATAGGGGATATAAGACAGGTTGAAGCCATAGCCGGAGGATTTGTAGGTAATTTAAATAAAGACGGTTCCGTAGTAGTAGAACTTCAAGCTATTACTGGTGCTACTAATGAAATGGGCTTTAATAAAATGTCGGTAAAAGGATATTAA
- a CDS encoding Cof-type HAD-IIB family hydrolase, with protein sequence MRYKVIAIDMDGTLLNSKERISEKNKDVIRKAEKRGIKIVLATGRIFTSGLHYAKGLGIDTPIISCNGGYVSNQDGSQVLYKNPIPTEIGEKVFEVGKEEGMYYHFYNENTFFSTGMTKATLKYYENNQSLQGKDKINIEVVDNPVEVIRNKNIDIFKITFIEDDKDKLMSFREKISRLNGIEIASSWYNNFEVMNEGVSKGTALRELCNILGVKKEEVVAIGDNENDISMFRFSGLSVAMKNGVEIAKKSADVITDTNDENGVGNAIERYVLNN encoded by the coding sequence ATGAGGTATAAGGTAATTGCAATAGACATGGATGGGACTCTTTTAAACAGTAAGGAACGGATATCTGAAAAAAATAAAGATGTTATAAGAAAAGCCGAAAAAAGAGGAATAAAAATAGTTCTTGCTACAGGAAGAATATTTACTTCGGGACTGCATTATGCCAAAGGTTTGGGGATAGATACTCCGATTATATCTTGCAACGGCGGATATGTATCAAATCAGGATGGTTCACAGGTCCTATATAAAAATCCCATTCCCACTGAGATTGGTGAAAAAGTATTTGAGGTTGGGAAAGAGGAAGGCATGTATTACCATTTTTATAATGAGAATACTTTCTTTTCAACGGGTATGACTAAGGCAACTTTAAAATATTATGAGAATAATCAAAGCCTGCAAGGTAAAGATAAAATAAATATTGAAGTAGTCGATAATCCTGTTGAAGTTATAAGAAATAAAAATATCGATATATTTAAAATTACTTTTATTGAGGATGATAAAGATAAATTAATGTCTTTCAGAGAAAAAATATCTCGATTAAACGGAATTGAAATTGCAAGTTCTTGGTATAACAATTTTGAAGTTATGAATGAAGGAGTGTCCAAAGGGACCGCTCTCAGAGAATTATGCAATATCTTAGGAGTAAAAAAAGAAGAAGTTGTGGCAATAGGAGATAATGAAAATGATATATCCATGTTTAGATTTTCGGGATTGTCTGTTGCAATGAAAAATGGAGTGGAAATAGCAAAGAAAAGTGCAGATGTTATAACCGACACAAATGATGAAAACGGAGTAGGAAATGCTATTGAAAGATACGTTCTTAATAATTAG
- the grdA gene encoding glycine/sarcosine/betaine reductase complex selenoprotein A: MSMLEGKKVIIIGDRDGIPGPAIEECLKGTGCEVVFSSTECFVUTAAGAMDLENQKRVKELAEKYGPENTVVIIGGAEAEAAGLAAETVTAGDPTYAGPLAGVQLGLRVYHAVEPEFKKEVNPEVYDEQIGMMEMVLDVDEIRKEVKTIRDEYTIFKD, from the coding sequence ATGTCAATGTTGGAAGGGAAAAAGGTTATAATCATCGGAGACAGAGACGGTATACCGGGTCCCGCAATAGAAGAATGTCTAAAGGGAACAGGATGCGAAGTTGTATTCTCATCAACAGAATGCTTTGTCTGAACTGCAGCAGGAGCAATGGATCTTGAGAATCAGAAGAGGGTTAAAGAATTAGCTGAAAAATACGGTCCGGAAAATACAGTAGTTATAATCGGCGGTGCAGAAGCAGAAGCTGCCGGATTAGCTGCCGAAACCGTTACAGCTGGTGATCCTACTTATGCAGGTCCATTGGCAGGAGTCCAGTTGGGACTCAGAGTTTATCATGCAGTAGAACCGGAATTTAAAAAGGAAGTTAATCCCGAAGTTTATGACGAGCAAATAGGAATGATGGAAATGGTTTTAGACGTAGATGAAATAAGGAAAGAAGTTAAAACTATAAGAGATGAATATACAATATTTAAAGATTAG
- the trmL gene encoding tRNA (uridine(34)/cytosine(34)/5-carboxymethylaminomethyluridine(34)-2'-O)-methyltransferase TrmL → MSVHIVLVEPEIPQNTGNIARTCALTKSILHLVRPLGFSTDDKHLKRAGLDYWNLVNINYHDSIEELLDKYDREMFFYATTKGKQRYTDMKYFDNCFLVFGKETRGLPMELLSKNWDRTIRIPMRLEIKRSLNLSNSVNIILYEALRQLDFPGIG, encoded by the coding sequence ATGTCTGTACACATAGTGCTTGTGGAACCGGAAATTCCTCAAAATACAGGAAATATTGCAAGAACTTGTGCTCTTACAAAATCAATTCTTCATTTGGTAAGACCTCTTGGGTTTTCCACTGATGATAAACATTTAAAAAGAGCTGGTCTTGATTATTGGAATCTTGTAAATATAAATTATCATGATAGCATTGAAGAACTTTTAGATAAATATGATAGAGAGATGTTTTTCTATGCAACTACTAAGGGAAAGCAAAGATATACGGATATGAAGTATTTTGATAATTGTTTCTTAGTATTTGGCAAGGAGACAAGGGGACTTCCTATGGAGTTGTTGTCTAAAAACTGGGACAGGACTATTAGAATTCCCATGAGATTGGAGATTAAAAGATCTTTAAACTTATCTAATTCGGTAAATATTATTCTTTATGAAGCTTTAAGACAATTGGATTTCCCCGGAATTGGTTAG
- the trxB gene encoding thioredoxin-disulfide reductase, with protein MKEVYDLIIIGAGPAGLSAGLYGARAKLNVLIVEKEKSGGQIVMTEEVANYPGSIENASGPSLTARMVQQADAFGAERTLDTITEVQIDGKIKVLKGEKRNYKAKAVIIATGAKSKPIGCPGEKEFTGKGVSYCATCDADFFTDLEVFVVGGGDAAVEEAMYLTKFARKVTIIHRRDKLRAAKSIQEKAFKNPKIQFLWNAAVKEIKGDGVVQSMIVKNTITGEEKEIFADEDDGTFGIFVFIGYNPVTQLFEGILDMERGYIKTDENMKTNIPGVFAAGDCRVKSLRQVVTATSDGAIAAVEAEKYIADTFDV; from the coding sequence ATGAAAGAAGTTTATGATTTAATAATTATCGGGGCAGGGCCTGCCGGATTATCTGCCGGACTATACGGTGCAAGAGCCAAGCTAAATGTACTTATAGTGGAAAAAGAGAAATCCGGAGGACAAATTGTGATGACAGAAGAAGTTGCTAATTATCCGGGTTCTATAGAAAATGCAAGCGGACCGTCTTTAACCGCCAGAATGGTTCAACAAGCAGATGCATTTGGAGCTGAAAGAACTCTTGATACGATAACGGAAGTTCAAATTGATGGAAAGATAAAGGTACTTAAGGGAGAAAAAAGGAATTATAAAGCAAAGGCAGTAATAATAGCAACAGGTGCAAAATCCAAACCGATTGGATGCCCTGGAGAAAAAGAATTCACGGGGAAAGGGGTATCATATTGTGCTACTTGCGATGCCGACTTTTTTACGGATCTGGAGGTATTTGTAGTAGGAGGAGGAGATGCGGCTGTAGAAGAAGCTATGTATCTTACTAAGTTTGCAAGAAAAGTAACAATAATTCACAGAAGAGATAAATTAAGGGCGGCTAAATCAATTCAGGAAAAGGCTTTTAAGAATCCCAAGATTCAGTTTTTGTGGAATGCAGCTGTTAAAGAAATAAAAGGCGATGGAGTAGTACAGTCTATGATTGTAAAAAATACAATAACGGGAGAGGAAAAAGAAATATTTGCAGATGAAGACGATGGTACTTTCGGCATATTTGTGTTTATTGGATACAATCCTGTAACTCAGCTCTTTGAAGGAATATTGGACATGGAAAGAGGTTATATAAAAACCGATGAAAATATGAAAACGAATATTCCCGGAGTATTTGCGGCGGGAGACTGCAGGGTGAAGTCATTGAGGCAAGTAGTTACCGCAACATCCGATGGGGCAATAGCAGCTGTTGAAGCTGAAAAATATATTGCGGATACATTTGATGTTTAA